Below is a genomic region from Deinococcus sp. YIM 77859.
CGCGAAAGGCGGTTTGTGAGGTCTTGTTCGTCTTGGCGATTTGCCCGTGCACCTCGACGTGCGGAATGTGGTAGGCGTTGTCGATGTGGCACAGGGCGCGGGCCATCACCGGCTCGGAGAGGTCAAGGCTCCAGCCGCCATCGGAGGTGAGGGTCGCCTGGAGGGCGAGCAGCCGGCCACTCGCGTCGAAACCCACCTTCCAGCGGGCGTGGAAGGGGTGGCGCTTGCCGGTCAGGGTGATGTCCTGAGTGCGGCTGAGGCGCAGGCGGACCGGGCGGCCCGTGAGCACCGCACCGAGGGCCGCCACCGCCGCGTAGCCGTGCGGCTGCATCTCCTTGCCACCAAAGCCGCCCCCCATCCGCAGGCACTGCACCGTGACCTCGTGGCTGGCGCGCCCCAGCACGTGGGCCACGATCTCTTGCGTCTCCGTGGGGTGCTGGGTGGAGCTGTGGACGAACACCTGTCCCCCCTCGTCCACGTAGGCGAGCGCCGCGTTCGTCTCCAGGTAGAAGTGCTCCTGGCCGCCCATCTCGAATTCGCCCTCAAAGAGATGGGCCGCTTCTGCAAAGCCTAGAGTCACGTCACCGCGGCGCAGGGTGGACGAGTGGCCCTGGAAGGATTGGGCGGCGATGGCCTCCTGCACCGTCACGATGGCGGGAAGGGCTTCATACTCCACCTCGATCGCCAGGGCGCCCAACCGCGCGGCCTCCAGCGTCTCGGCCAGCACCCAGCAGACCGCGTGACCGTGGTACATCACCTCGGTCGGGAAAAGGGGCTCGTCGTGCTTGACTCCCGCGTCGTTCACACCGGGCACGTCCCCTGCGGTGAGCACGCGAACGACGCCCGGCACCGCGAGGGCGGGCGCCACGTTCAGACGGGTCACACGAGCATGGGCGTGGGGTGCCTGAAGCGGCCAGGCGTGCAGCACGTCTTTGAAGCGCCCGGTGAGGTCGTCGGTGTAGAGGGCCTGCCCCGTCACGTGCAGCTCGGCACTCTCGTGCGGCAGGGGCTCGCCCACCGCACCGACCGGAGGACGTTCATGCAGGCTGGCCGCTGTGTGGTTGGTCATAGGGTCACCTCCTGGGCTGCTCCCTCGAAGAAGAATTTCAGGAGCGTCTGTTCCAGCATCGCCGCGCGGTAGGCTGCCGAGGCGCGGTGGTCGTCGAGGGGGGTCCCCTCGCCGCGCAAAAGGCGGGCAGCCTCACGCACCGCCTTTTCGTTCCAGGGCTGGCCGGTCAGGGCCTCCTCGGTGGCACGGGCGCGCAGCGGCGTCGCTGCCACGCCGCCCAGCCCGATCCGGACGGAGCGCACCACGTCGCCCTCGAGGTCCAGCGCGATGGCGACCGCCACGCTGGAAATGTCGTCAAAGCGGCGCTTGGCGATCTTGTAGAATCCCGTGAGGGGCGCGAGGGGCCGCGGAATCCGAACGGCGCGGATCAGTTCATCCGGGCGGCGCTGCGTCTGGCGGTAGCCGGTGAAGTAGCCTTCGAGGGGCACCTCACGCTCACCCGCCGCCGAGGCCAGCACCACCCGTGCCCCCAGCGCGAGAAGCACGGGGGCGCTGTCCCCGATCGGGCTGGCCGTGCCCAGGTTGCCGCCCAGGGTGGCGCTGTTCCGAATCAGGCGCGAGGCGAAGAGGGGGAAAAGTTCGCCAAGCAGAGGAATTTGCCCTGCCAGCCGCCGCTCGAGCTCCGAGAGAGGAAGAGCCGCCCCGATCTCCACATGGTCGTCCCGCCAGGTCAGGGTTTGCAGCTCGGGCAGCCGGTCGATGGCGATGGTGACGCGCGCGCGGCTGTGGCGAAGATTCACCTCCACGCCCCAGTCCGTACCGCCCGCGAGGAGCAGCGCACCGGGGAAGGCAGCGAGCAGGTCCAGCGCTCCGGCGAGCGTGGTGGGGCGGTAGAACTCGCCGTCAGGCGTCGTCAGATGGGTGGCCTGTGGGGAGGGCGCGGGCTCCTTGCGGCGCTGGGCGAAGGGGTCATGCTCAGCCACGCCGCCCAGGGCATTTGCCGCGTCCGCAATCGGGCGGTAGCCGGTGCAGCGGCACAGGTTGCCGCTCAGGGCGTGAAGGTCAAACTCCCCCGCGGGCCGGTCCTCGCGGTAGTACTCCGCGGCCATGCTGATCACGAAGCCGGGGGTGCAGTAACCGCACTGCGAGCCGCCGCGGAACGCCAGTTCGCGCTGAACCGGGTGCAGGGCGCCGGGTGCCCCCAGCCCCTCGGCGGTGATGACCTCCTGGCCGTTCAGGGTGGCGAGGAGCACGAGGCAGGCGTTCACCGCCGTCAGGCGCGTCCCGCCGTCTTCCGTAGGGCGGGCGAGCAAGACTGCACACGCGCCGCATTCGCCTTCGGCACAGCCCTCCTTGCAGCCGGTCAGGCCCTGATCGCGCAGCCAGTTGAGCAGTGTCAGGTGGGGGCGCACGTCACGGGCCTGCCGCGGCACGCCGTTTACGGTGAGGGTGATGCTGTCCATATCGTCTCCTTTGCGGCGGGGGCGGCTGATCACCCCACACACCGAACGGAAAGCGGTCCGTCCCGCGTCCCCACACCCGACCGTATGGGTCAGGCGCATGGTTGACGCACGAGGCGGACCGCTGGTTATCCATGCAGAACAGTGGTCTGGATTGTTGTTGGGTGAATGGTAGCCCCAAAGTTGTCCCTTGACAAGTAGGGCGCCGTGGTTTAGGGGCCAAGTTCTAGCTGCCGCGGTAGGTGGCGTAGGACCAGGGGGTCATCACCAGCGGCACGTGGTAGTGCCCGGAGGCGTCCCCCACCGTAAAGCGCAGCGTGACCAGGTCCAGAAAGGGAACGCTGGGGGCGGCCTCAAAGCCTTCGAAGTAGGGGGCGACGTGGAACACCAGCTCATAGGTCCCCGGGTGCAGGCTCCCGCGCTCGATGAGGGGTGTGTCGGTGCGCCCGTCGCGGTTCGTCACCGCCTCGGTCAGCTTGCGGCGTTCTGCGCCGTCCACGGCATAGAGCTCCACCCGGACTCCCTGGGCGGGGCGGCCCCGGGCTGTATCGAGCACGTGTGTCGTGAGGCCCGCATGCCCGCTCATCCGGCGCGCTCCACCCAGGCTTCCATCAGGCCGTAGGGCTCGGGGTCGACGTGGAAGATCTCCAGGTTGTTGGAGAGGCCGAAGCGCTCCAGGTTGTACTGCAGGTGATGCTTGTTGGGCATTTGCAGCCAGATGCGCGAGATCTCGGGGCAGCGGGTGAGGACCGCCTGACCCATCCGGAACAGGGTGTTTTGGAGGCTGGGCGAGTAGTGGTCGGTGAAGGTCTCTTGGAGCTGACGGTAGACCCGCTGCCACACCGCGTCGTAGTCCGCCTGACTTTCGTTATATTCCCACCTCGCCGTCACAAAGGTGGCCATCAAGCGCTCGTGCGTCTCGGGCAGGGTGGTGAAGCGCTCATTCAAGAGGTAGTTCGCCCAGCCGCTTTCGGTGGTCTTGAGGACGTAGAGGTTTTCCAGGCCCGAGGTGACCCGAAAGGTCTGCCCGTCTTCACTCTCCACCCGGCCCGTGCGCCTGGGCATCTGGCGCACAAAGGCGTGGTTGTGACCCTCGCCGCCGACCTGGAGACGTTCCCAGAGGTACTCGGTGAACTCCATGAAGCCGCCCGTCACCTTGGGTCCAGTCCGCACGAAGTGGGCGATCAGCTCCTTGCCGAACTCCTCAGGGCTGCTCCCAAACCCTTCCTTGGCCAGGCCGTAGATGGTGTTGCGTACGGTGTCGGTGGCGATCAGGTCGGTGTTGTCTCCCCGAGTATGGGCCGCGTCGAAGTCGCCCGTCATCGCCACCCGTACCTGGAGCTCGCGGACCTCATGACGCGGGGTGTCCCGCCTTACCTTCATCAGGTTGACTTCGGCTTTTCCGTAGTTGTTCGCGCCGAGACGGGCGCTGACCGTGGGCTGGGTCTGCGTCATATTCCTGCTCCTTATGCCTCCTGGCGCACCAGGTCGAGAACTCTGAGCCGTGCGATCTTGCCGATTTCCCGCAGGGCGGTTTCCCGCTCTGCTGACGGGCTGTTTTGAAGGCGCGAGGCTGCCCCACGCAGGATGGTGTCCTTGGTGTTCTCGCGCACGCAGACGACAAACGGCATACCAAACTTGGCGTGGTAGGCCGCGTTGATGCGGTGAAACTCGGCGTATTCCTCGTCGGAAAGGCGGTCTAGACCAGCAGAGGCCTGCTCGGCGGCAGATTCGGCGGTGACTTCTCCGGCCCGAGCGGCCTTACCGGCGAGGTCGGGGTGAGCGCGAATCAGCGCGAGCTGCTCTGCGGGCGTGTCCTCTAGGACAACCTGGGCAAAGGCCGCGGCGAGTGCCTCCACGCTCCCGAAGGGACGCCTTGCGCCCACCCGCTCGGCGTAGCGCGGGCTGTGTTCCAGCACGCTGCCAAAGTGGCGCACGAAGTCCTTGAGGGAGAGGGCATTCACCTCGGCCAGGGTGAGTGGGCGATTCAATGGATGTCCCCCAGTTCTGGAGCGTGGGCCGCCACATCAGCGGTGGACGAGCGGCGTTCGCTGCCGGTGCTGACGATGTTGAAGAGGATATTCAGCACGGTGGCAGACAGAGCGGCGGCAGTGATGCCGCTTTCCAAAAAGAGGCCGGCCCAGCTCGGCAGCTTCTCGTAGAGGGTGGGCACGGTGGCCGGAATCACCCCCAGGGCGATGCTGACCGCCACGATGGTGAGGTTGCGGGTGTCGGCCATGTTCACGCGGGAGAGGATCTGAATTCCGGCCGCAGCCACCGTGCCGAAGAGAACCAGCCCCGCCCCGCCCAGCACCGGCAGCGGAATGGAGGCCACCAGTGCCCCCAACTTGGGAAAGAAGCCCAACAGGAGCAGAATGACACCCGCAGTGGCCACCACGAAGCGGCTCTTCACCCCAGTAAAGCGCACCAGACCGACGTTTTGCGCAAAGGCCGTGAAGGGGAACACGTTGAACACGCCACCCAGCGCGGTCGAGAGGCCGTCGGCCCGCAGGCCATCCGCGACGACCTGAGCAGTCACGGGCCGCTCCGTGATTTCGCCGATGGCAAGCAGGTCGGCCGTCGTTTCGACCATCACGACCAGCATGACCAGGACCATGGACAGGATGGGAACCAGGAGGAAGGTGGGCGTCCCGAAAAAGAAGGGCGGCGTGAAGCCCACGGCGGCAGCAGTTCCTACGGTGGCAAAGGACGCCTGACCAAACAGCGCCGCGGCGGCAGTGCCGAACACCAGGCCCAGCAGCACCGCGATACGGCCCCAAAAGCCCCTAGAAAAGCGGGTGACCAGCAGCACGAACAGCAGGGTCAGCGCCGCCAGGCCCAGGTTGACCGGGGCACCAAAGGTCTCGGCCGCCGGATTGCCGCCCCCCGCCCAACGGATCGCGACCGGCATCAGCGACACGCCGATCACGGTGATGACCGTTCCGGCGACCACCGGCGGAAAGAAGCGCAGCAGGCGAGAAAAAAAGGGGGCGACGATCACGGTGAAGATCCCCGCCGCGATCACCGAGCCGTAGATGGCGGGCAGACCGTACTGCTGACCGATCAGGATCATGCTCGCGAGCGCCGCGAACGTCGTGCCCTGCACGATGGGTAACCGCGCTCCAAAGCCGGGGAAGCCGATGGTCTGGATCAGGGTGGCGACGCCGCACATAAAGAAGCTGGCGTTGACGATCCGCACAATTTGATCCGGCTGAAGGCCAATGGCCGAGGCCAGCACCAAGGGCACCGCGATGATCCCGGCGTACATGCTCAGCACATGCTGGAGGCCAAAAGCGACCATCCGCCCCGGGGGCAGCACTTCGTCAACGGGGTGGGGGGAGGACCCAACAGGCACGGTTCCTCGGGGCATGCTGACCTCCTGAGAGGGGTGGCGCGGCTTGTGCACGCCAGAGAGACGGGGCGGTCAATGCGGCCAACGGTCCAACTCCTTCGACTTCTATGTATTTGAGTGGACCCATCGTAGGAAGCAGCACGCTTTCTGTCAAGCTGTGAAGATGTTTTTTATCTTGTAAAAAGAGTAGAGAACGGCCCACCGGCAGCGGGCGGAGCCCTTCCCACCGTGCTACGCTCAGGCCGCTTCCCCACGACCACCATGCCTTCTTCCAAGACTCCCGACTTCCTGAAGCGTATTCGCCGTGACTGGGCGCAGGTCGCTCCTGGCCTGGACATCCATCCCATGCTGCTGATGGTCACCCTCAGCCGCCTGCATTCCGCTCTCAGCCGGCAGATCGAGCGCACCCACCTGCCGTCGGGCATCAATGCCGCGAGTTGGGACCTGCTGGTCACGCTCTACCGCTCGGCACCGCCGCCGGGCCTCACCCCCAAGCAGCTCACCGAACTCACGGCCATCACCGGCCCCTCCATGACCAACCGCATTGACCGCCTGCTGGCCAAAGGGCTGGTCGAGCGGCAGGCCTGCCCCGACGACCGCCGTTCCTTTCGAGTGCGGCTCACTGCGGCGGGCCGTACCCTCGTCGAGGCTCTCCTGACCCCGCACCTCGCGAACGAACGGCATATCCTGTCGGTCCTGACGCCCGAAGAAACGCAGGAGCTCGAGCGCCTCGCTCTCAAGCTGCTGGTCCATCTAGAGAGCGCCGCTTTTCGGGAAGTTGCCCCTGCGAGGACGGATTTCAGATAAGTTGCCGCGCCACCTACTCGCGTGGCCCCTCCACTTCCGCCTTCCATTGCGTCAGGTTGAGTTCTTGCTTGCGTTCAGCGAGCAACTGCTCGAAGACCGACAGAACCTGTGAGGCGTCGTCCTGAAGGAAGGACGGGTCGTCGAGCATGCTGGAAGGGCGAGGAGCAGACCCTGGGCGAGTCAACTC
It encodes:
- a CDS encoding MarR family winged helix-turn-helix transcriptional regulator; translation: MPSSKTPDFLKRIRRDWAQVAPGLDIHPMLLMVTLSRLHSALSRQIERTHLPSGINAASWDLLVTLYRSAPPPGLTPKQLTELTAITGPSMTNRIDRLLAKGLVERQACPDDRRSFRVRLTAAGRTLVEALLTPHLANERHILSVLTPEETQELERLALKLLVHLESAAFREVAPARTDFR
- the pucL gene encoding factor-independent urate hydroxylase, translating into MTQTQPTVSARLGANNYGKAEVNLMKVRRDTPRHEVRELQVRVAMTGDFDAAHTRGDNTDLIATDTVRNTIYGLAKEGFGSSPEEFGKELIAHFVRTGPKVTGGFMEFTEYLWERLQVGGEGHNHAFVRQMPRRTGRVESEDGQTFRVTSGLENLYVLKTTESGWANYLLNERFTTLPETHERLMATFVTARWEYNESQADYDAVWQRVYRQLQETFTDHYSPSLQNTLFRMGQAVLTRCPEISRIWLQMPNKHHLQYNLERFGLSNNLEIFHVDPEPYGLMEAWVERAG
- a CDS encoding nucleobase:cation symporter-2 family protein; amino-acid sequence: MPRGTVPVGSSPHPVDEVLPPGRMVAFGLQHVLSMYAGIIAVPLVLASAIGLQPDQIVRIVNASFFMCGVATLIQTIGFPGFGARLPIVQGTTFAALASMILIGQQYGLPAIYGSVIAAGIFTVIVAPFFSRLLRFFPPVVAGTVITVIGVSLMPVAIRWAGGGNPAAETFGAPVNLGLAALTLLFVLLVTRFSRGFWGRIAVLLGLVFGTAAAALFGQASFATVGTAAAVGFTPPFFFGTPTFLLVPILSMVLVMLVVMVETTADLLAIGEITERPVTAQVVADGLRADGLSTALGGVFNVFPFTAFAQNVGLVRFTGVKSRFVVATAGVILLLLGFFPKLGALVASIPLPVLGGAGLVLFGTVAAAGIQILSRVNMADTRNLTIVAVSIALGVIPATVPTLYEKLPSWAGLFLESGITAAALSATVLNILFNIVSTGSERRSSTADVAAHAPELGDIH
- the uraH gene encoding hydroxyisourate hydrolase, translating into MSGHAGLTTHVLDTARGRPAQGVRVELYAVDGAERRKLTEAVTNRDGRTDTPLIERGSLHPGTYELVFHVAPYFEGFEAAPSVPFLDLVTLRFTVGDASGHYHVPLVMTPWSYATYRGS
- the uraD gene encoding 2-oxo-4-hydroxy-4-carboxy-5-ureidoimidazoline decarboxylase, giving the protein MNRPLTLAEVNALSLKDFVRHFGSVLEHSPRYAERVGARRPFGSVEALAAAFAQVVLEDTPAEQLALIRAHPDLAGKAARAGEVTAESAAEQASAGLDRLSDEEYAEFHRINAAYHAKFGMPFVVCVRENTKDTILRGAASRLQNSPSAERETALREIGKIARLRVLDLVRQEA
- a CDS encoding xanthine dehydrogenase small subunit, producing the protein MDSITLTVNGVPRQARDVRPHLTLLNWLRDQGLTGCKEGCAEGECGACAVLLARPTEDGGTRLTAVNACLVLLATLNGQEVITAEGLGAPGALHPVQRELAFRGGSQCGYCTPGFVISMAAEYYREDRPAGEFDLHALSGNLCRCTGYRPIADAANALGGVAEHDPFAQRRKEPAPSPQATHLTTPDGEFYRPTTLAGALDLLAAFPGALLLAGGTDWGVEVNLRHSRARVTIAIDRLPELQTLTWRDDHVEIGAALPLSELERRLAGQIPLLGELFPLFASRLIRNSATLGGNLGTASPIGDSAPVLLALGARVVLASAAGEREVPLEGYFTGYRQTQRRPDELIRAVRIPRPLAPLTGFYKIAKRRFDDISSVAVAIALDLEGDVVRSVRIGLGGVAATPLRARATEEALTGQPWNEKAVREAARLLRGEGTPLDDHRASAAYRAAMLEQTLLKFFFEGAAQEVTL